The following coding sequences lie in one Rutidosis leptorrhynchoides isolate AG116_Rl617_1_P2 chromosome 4, CSIRO_AGI_Rlap_v1, whole genome shotgun sequence genomic window:
- the LOC139841199 gene encoding uncharacterized protein codes for MSVGGSFASSTGQKRKNPPPPEARAFQMSVDTATETDDAITGMFLINSSPARVLFDCRANCSFMSVTLCDKLKFPINVLSEPLRIEVGDGRTVPVTTSVSGVTIEIDGNEFPITCLVMPIPSFDVVLGMDWLGRHKASIKCDKKIIHFPLADGTRAVARGDRGRFNCPLISTMKAKKSLAKGCDSFLAYVIDAQKEKKSVSDIPIVSEFPEVFPDELPGLPPVRELEYKIELLPGFTTVAKAPYRLVPSEIRDMMSQIQELLDGGFIRPSSSPWGAPVLFVKNKDGTLRMCIDY; via the coding sequence ATGTCAGTCGGAGGATCATTTGCTTCTTCAACGGGACAGAAGCGAAAGAATCCTCCACCACCTGAAGCAAGAGCCTTCCAAATGTCAGTTGATACAGCTACTGAAACCGACGATGCGATTACCGGTATGTTTCTGATAAATTCTTCGccggctcgtgtgttatttgattgtaGAGCAAATTGCTCTTTTATGTCTGTTACACTATGTGATAAGTTGAAATTTCCTATCAACGTATTATCTGAACCTTTAAGAATAGAAGTGGGTGATGGTAGAACGGTTCCAGTCACAACCTCTGTGTCTGGAGTAACCATTGAAATAGATGGGAATGAATTTCCTATAACTTGTCTTGTTATGCCTATACCGAGCTTTGATGTCGTATTAGGTATGGATTGGTTAGGCCGCCATAAGGCAAGCATAAAATGTGATAAGAAAATAATTCATTTTCCTTTGGCCGATGGGACACGGGCTGTGGCCCGAGGTGACCGGGGCAGGTTTAATTGTCCATTGATTTCGACGATGAAAGCTAAGAAATCGTTAGCCAAGGGGTGTGATTCGTTTCTAGCATATGTAATCGACGCACAGAAAGAGAAGAAATCCGTGTCCGATATACCGATAGTGTCCGAATTCCCAGAAGTCTTCCCAGATGAATTGCCGGGTTTACCGCCAGTTAGGGAATTAGAATATAAAATCGAGTTGTTGCCGGGATTCACAACAGTTGCTAAAGCTCCGTATCGATTAGTACCATCCGAGATTCGTGATATGATGTCGCAAATTCAGGAGTTGCTAGATGgtgggtttattcgaccaagttcttcgccatggggtgctccagtgTTGTTCGTGAAAAACAAAGACGGAACTctccgtatgtgcattgattactga